In the Moraxella osloensis genome, GGGTATTAAGCGCTTGCTGTCGATACGCAGGTCTGGGGTCTTGGGCAATGAGTTGCTCGATGGTTTGCCAATCTGTTTGATTCAGCTGAGTTTTTACTGCAATATTGGATAAATCCTGCAATAAATCGGGATGCCAATGCACTGACTTGATAACGGGTTTTTGGCTGGCATACCCAGCAATCGCATCATCGATACTATCGCTATAAGGCAAATACGGTTTGATATCAATGACTGGTGTGCCATCTATCATATCAGCGCCGATGATATGCAGCCTCAAACCCGCCTCAGTGTTTTCAATATGCGAAAATTTGACCACTGACAATCCAATATTTGCCGGTCGATACATACTTCGACTGGCAAAAACCCCTATTTTTTGGTTGCCGCCAAGTCTAGGTGGACGGACCGTTGTCTGAAAATTTGACTGATTGGTATTGATTCGATTTTGATGAAATTGCCATATAATCCAAAGATGGCTAAATTGGGCAATACCTTCAAAAGCACTGAGCACATTGTAGGGTGGCAACATACTGATAGTAGCGTTGATATCCACAAGATTGGGCTGGCGAGGTGTGCCAAACTTTTGCTTAAGTGGGGAGTTCACAATGCCGATAATCGGCAGGGTAATTTGTTGTGGTAACATAATAGGTCGTTAAAATATGATATTTTAAACTATGATTATGCCATTTTTTTACGCCCAAATTCGACTAAATCATCAAAAATTTGCTATCATATCGCCCCAGAATGTCAATATTAACCCGCTATTTTTATTCTTTATCCAGTTTTATTTTTATTTATGACCAATATAAGGTTGGGCGCTATGTCAAAATTTTATGAAGAAACCGTTACCTATGTGCATCATTGGAATGACACATTATTTACCCTAAAAACTACCCGTAATGCAGGTTTACGTTTTAGGAATGGTGAATTTGCCATGATTGGTCTGGAAGTTAATGGAAAACCTTTGATGCGTGCCTACTCAATTGCCAGCACCAACTATGATGAAGAGCTCGAATTTTATTCTATCAAAGTGCAAGATGGTCCTTTGACGTCTATTTTACAGCACATCAAGGTGGGCGATAAATTATTGGTCAGTAAAAAACCCACTGGCACCCTGGTGCTTGATGACCTAAACCCTGGCAAGCATTTGTATATGCTAGCAACGGGTACAGGCTTGGCACCATTTTTGTCACTTGCCCGTGACCCAGAAGTGTATGAGCGTTTTGAGAAAGTCATCGTAGTGCATGGCGTACGCTATGTGAGTGAGCTAGGCTACCGTGAGATGTTTGAAAAAGCCTTGTTTGAAGATGAGTTATTGGGTGAATATGTTAAAGATAAACTCATCTATTACCCCACGGTCACGCGTGAGCCGTTTCGCAATGAAGGTCGTATGACTGATTTGATGAAGTCCGGCAAGCTGTTTACTGATATCGGCTTACCCCCCATCAATCCAAGCGATGACCGCGCAATGATTTGTGGTAGTCCATCTATGAATAAAGACGTGGCGGCACTACTCGATGAATTTGGTCTTAAACCATCGCCACGCATGGGCGGCACAGGTGATTATGTGGTTGAACGCGCGTTTGTCGAACAGTAAAAGCCGAATAGTAAAAGTTGAGCAATAATTTGAATTAAAAAAGAGCCATTTGGCTCTTTTTTATTAATTACCTTAAAAAGTATACTCTACCATGAAATTACCACCCGCATCTTTATCATCGCTGATGCTGTCTTTTTTACCCCAAACACCCAGTTTAACCGAGGTTTTGTCATTGTATTTATGTTTCCAATCCGCTTCGACAATATCCAAATCTTGCTTGGTTGCAAAGGCTGAATTAATCAGTTGATTAGACTGATTCACTTTGGCGTTGGCGTATTTGAACCCGAGCTGGTTATTAGCATCAATATGACCTGATAGCCCCACACTAATGATTTCACCATCCCCACCTATCGGATGACCTAGCGGCAAGCCCTTTTGATAATAACCATCTGTAAAGACATGATGATTATACATAACACCACTTTTATCCAAATCATAATAAGTATTCGCCCATTCTGCATGCCAGAGCCAAGGCTGTTGAAACAGTGGAATCGTACCTTTTAACCCTGCCAAATAAGCATGTTTACTTGGTAAACCGCCTGCTTCGTCCTCACCGATAAACTCACCATATAAGCTCATTGGT is a window encoding:
- a CDS encoding ferredoxin--NADP reductase, whose protein sequence is MSKFYEETVTYVHHWNDTLFTLKTTRNAGLRFRNGEFAMIGLEVNGKPLMRAYSIASTNYDEELEFYSIKVQDGPLTSILQHIKVGDKLLVSKKPTGTLVLDDLNPGKHLYMLATGTGLAPFLSLARDPEVYERFEKVIVVHGVRYVSELGYREMFEKALFEDELLGEYVKDKLIYYPTVTREPFRNEGRMTDLMKSGKLFTDIGLPPINPSDDRAMICGSPSMNKDVAALLDEFGLKPSPRMGGTGDYVVERAFVEQ
- the tsaA gene encoding tRNA (N6-threonylcarbamoyladenosine(37)-N6)-methyltransferase TrmO, with amino-acid sequence MLPQQITLPIIGIVNSPLKQKFGTPRQPNLVDINATISMLPPYNVLSAFEGIAQFSHLWIIWQFHQNRINTNQSNFQTTVRPPRLGGNQKIGVFASRSMYRPANIGLSVVKFSHIENTEAGLRLHIIGADMIDGTPVIDIKPYLPYSDSIDDAIAGYASQKPVIKSVHWHPDLLQDLSNIAVKTQLNQTDWQTIEQLIAQDPRPAYRQQALNTPFVMRYQNVDVHFSQIAESVLQIQAIELLN